From the genome of Deinococcus aerolatus, one region includes:
- a CDS encoding helix-turn-helix domain-containing protein, translating into MTLSDQFHSLPTLLKVRQVADFTGTHERTVRRWIRDGRLGAVEHPSGLRVPRRALWRFLGLDLALSA; encoded by the coding sequence ATGACCCTTTCAGATCAGTTCCACAGCCTGCCCACCCTGCTCAAGGTCCGCCAGGTCGCCGATTTCACCGGCACCCACGAACGTACCGTGCGCCGCTGGATCCGCGATGGCCGCCTGGGCGCCGTGGAACATCCCAGCGGCCTGCGCGTGCCGCGCCGCGCCCTGTGGCGGTTCCTGGGAC
- a CDS encoding DUF554 domain-containing protein — protein MSLLSQLSGTFVNVVAVLLGTLLGLTVGGRLPPQTQRSLLQTLSLVTLFIGLDMAGSLNRVSAGSVPGVILALVSLAAGVVIGEALGIEERLGRLGETLRRSFRGEGRFTEGFVAASLLFCVGPLTFVGGLQNGLTGDASSYILKSTLDGIAALALAGAYGIGVGFSALTVLIVQGGISLAAGGFAATLLGGADPETLKTNPYVLMLTGAGGLTIIGISWNLMLAGLGLEDRRVRVASMLPALLLAPLALALARLIVG, from the coding sequence ATGAGCCTCCTCTCGCAACTGTCGGGTACCTTCGTGAACGTGGTCGCTGTGCTGCTGGGCACGCTGCTGGGCCTGACGGTGGGCGGACGCCTGCCCCCGCAGACGCAGCGTTCGCTGCTGCAGACCCTCAGTCTGGTCACACTGTTTATCGGTCTGGACATGGCGGGCAGCCTGAACCGGGTGTCGGCGGGCAGCGTTCCGGGCGTGATCCTGGCGCTGGTCAGTCTGGCAGCGGGCGTGGTGATTGGCGAGGCGCTGGGGATCGAGGAGCGTCTGGGCCGCCTGGGCGAGACCCTGCGTCGGAGCTTCCGGGGTGAGGGCCGATTTACCGAGGGCTTCGTCGCTGCCAGCCTGCTGTTCTGTGTGGGGCCACTGACCTTTGTGGGTGGGCTGCAAAACGGCCTGACCGGCGACGCATCGAGCTACATCCTGAAAAGCACCCTGGACGGCATTGCCGCGCTGGCGCTGGCGGGCGCGTACGGCATCGGGGTGGGCTTCAGTGCCCTGACCGTGCTGATCGTGCAGGGGGGCATCAGCCTTGCCGCCGGGGGCTTTGCCGCCACACTGCTGGGGGGCGCGGATCCCGAGACCCTTAAGACCAACCCCTATGTCCTGATGCTGACGGGGGCCGGCGGGCTGACCATCATCGGCATCAGCTGGAACCTGATGCTGGCGGGCCTGGGCCTGGAAGACCGCCGGGTGCGGGTGGCGAGTATGTTGCCCGCGCTGCTGCTGGCCCCGCTGGCGCTGGCGCTGGCCCGCCTGATCGTGGGCTGA
- a CDS encoding DUF4384 domain-containing protein produces the protein MRHISILTLGALLVGTASASDAKLSAQSIIVNPAQPDLNVQVWTNRDASGEANPTYQIGERISVGIKTNADAYVYLFNVNADGAIDLFFPNRYEDSNYVKANTARVFPGGGEKYSLSVGGPAGQDKLLAVASATKLSLDDIYRFESQQDFATVNVKGQDGLAQALSITVNPLPADGWTTDTAFFRVGTVAQTPQPQPTPTTRIQPGQRENGVFDRAMVDAYARLKGEESLGNATTYAVPWGNGWWQKFNGIGAYGDAALLHADGSSRSYAVHGRLLERYLALARAENGATRPPSRLGWAAGDEKVIPQNRYGTTGLYGFFQNGALYGSEKYGTFWLTGPVLKSYQGLGGSGSFLGFPTRDQYQLNGAWAADFEGGTIRTVNGAVKIYRK, from the coding sequence ATGCGCCACATCAGCATTCTGACCCTCGGCGCCCTGCTCGTGGGCACGGCCAGCGCCAGCGACGCCAAACTCAGCGCCCAGAGCATCATCGTCAACCCCGCGCAGCCGGACCTGAACGTGCAGGTCTGGACCAACCGTGACGCCAGCGGTGAGGCCAACCCCACCTACCAGATCGGCGAGCGCATCAGCGTGGGCATCAAAACCAACGCCGACGCCTACGTGTATCTGTTCAACGTGAACGCCGACGGGGCCATCGACCTGTTCTTCCCCAACCGCTACGAGGACAGCAACTACGTCAAGGCCAACACGGCGCGGGTGTTTCCGGGTGGGGGCGAGAAGTACAGCCTCAGCGTGGGCGGCCCGGCAGGCCAGGACAAGCTGCTGGCTGTGGCCAGCGCCACCAAGCTCAGCCTGGACGACATCTACCGTTTTGAAAGCCAGCAGGACTTCGCCACCGTGAACGTCAAGGGCCAGGATGGGCTGGCGCAGGCACTGAGCATCACGGTCAACCCACTGCCCGCCGATGGCTGGACCACCGACACGGCCTTTTTTCGCGTCGGTACGGTCGCGCAGACGCCCCAGCCTCAGCCCACGCCGACCACCCGCATCCAGCCGGGCCAGCGCGAGAATGGCGTCTTCGACAGGGCCATGGTGGACGCCTACGCCCGGCTCAAGGGCGAGGAATCGCTGGGCAACGCCACGACCTACGCGGTGCCCTGGGGCAACGGCTGGTGGCAGAAGTTCAACGGAATCGGGGCCTACGGCGACGCCGCGCTGCTGCACGCCGACGGCAGCAGCCGCTCGTACGCGGTGCATGGACGCCTGCTGGAACGCTATCTGGCGCTGGCCCGTGCCGAGAACGGGGCCACCCGCCCGCCCAGCCGCCTGGGCTGGGCCGCCGGCGACGAGAAGGTCATTCCCCAGAACCGCTACGGCACCACCGGCCTTTACGGTTTCTTCCAGAACGGCGCGCTGTACGGTTCCGAGAAGTACGGCACCTTCTGGCTGACCGGCCCGGTGCTCAAGTCCTACCAGGGTCTGGGCGGCAGCGGCAGTTTCCTGGGCTTTCCCACCCGTGACCAGTACCAGCTGAACGGCGCGTGGGCCGCCGATTTCGAGGGCGGCACCATCCGCACCGTGAACGGAGCGGTCAAGATCTACCGCAAGTAA